A segment of the Candidatus Eisenbacteria bacterium genome:
GAGGACCTCGTGCTGCGCGCGCTCTATGCCAAGGATCCCGACGCGTTCGACGAAGCGATCGCCAACGATCCTCAGTACGCGCAGGGCTGGTCGGCGTCCGCGACGCATGCGGAGTTCAGGGACTTGCGTGACCGCTCCGACAGCAAACTGACGCAGTCGCACATCGCCGAGAGCGGGCTGTGGATCAACCACGTGGTGGCCGCGCTCGACGCGCTGCGGCTGGCGCGAATCCACAACAAGGCGCTTGGACACGGCCTCGAGCTCAAGGCCAAGGGCGGTTGGAAGCAAGGACGCCCCGAGATGATGGTCACCGTGCTGAGGAGGTTCTGAGGTGAGAGCGCTTCGCTGGTGCTGGGTGATCGGCCTGATCGCGGGACCCGTCCATGCCAACGAGATCGGCGCCTCACGGCTGGCGCTCGATCGCACTTCGCCCGACATCGCCGTCGGCGCCGAGACGACCCCGGAGCCGGCGAAGGAAGGGTCCGGGCTCAACGCCGATCGAGCACGGATCCTCCTCCAGTCGCTGACGGTGCCGGGCTGGGGCCAGGCGAGCCTCGGCCATAGCACGTCGGCCAAGGTCTTCGGCGTGGTCGAGGCCGGCATCTGGGGATCGTTCGTGGCCTTTCGCGTGCAAGAGTCGATGCGCCGCCTGTCCTACGAGCACACCGCGCAGATCTATGCCGGCATCGATCTCGATGGCCGCAACGAGGAGTTCCGCCGCGTGGTCGGGATCTACGCGAGCAGCGAGGAATACAACCGGCTCGTCGTCTATCGCGACGCGGCCAACCAGTATCTCTCCGATCCGGACAATTACGACATCGAAGGATACCGGGCGTACATCGAGAAGCACTCGCTGCAGGGCGATGACACCTGGGCATGGGACAGCTACGAGTCCTATGTGCGTTACAGCGAGGAGCGAAAGCAGACCAACCGCGCCGCGCTGCGCGCCAACGCTATGCTCGGGCTGGCGATCGCGAATCGACTGGTCAGCGCGATCCACGCCGCACGTTACGTGCGCCATCCGGCGCCGCCCAAGCCCCGCAAGCAGACCTGGCGCATCGAGTACGGTCCCACCATGGGCGACCCGACGGCGATGCGACTCGGGGTGAGAGTCCAGTACTAGCGCATCGTCGAGGAGGCCCATTGGCCTCGATCCTTCCTTTGATCCTGATGTTGGCGGCCGCGGATTCGGCGGCGATCCCGTCGCCCGCCGGAACCGACTCCGCGCGCGTCGACACCGCGTCCGCGACGCGCCTGGTTCCGCGCGGAGTGCTGACGCCGCCTCGGGACGGTCACGGCGAGGTGGTGGAGGTCGCGGGCGTGGCCACGGATCCTTTCGGCCGCATCTGGCTGACCGACTCGCAGCTCCATCGGGTCCAGCGCTTCGACAAGAAGGGCGAGTGGCTGGGCGAGACCGGGGCCCTCGGCAGCAGCGCGGGCCAGCTTCGCCGGCCCGGGTCGGTGGCGCCGCTCGGCGCGGCGAACATGGCGGTGCTCGATCGTGAGAACCGCCGCGTGCTGGTCTACGACCTGTTCGGCCGGCTGCAGGGCACGCGTCTCGATCTCGCCAGCGAGGAGCTCGAGCGCCAGACCGGCCGCGTGGACCCGACCTGGATGGCCACCGACCGTGGCGGCGCCCTGTTCATCGCCGATCCGGCGCGCGAGCGGGTGCTGGTGTTCGATACCTCCGGCCGGCTGATGCGCACGGTGGGCAACTTCGGATCGCGGGTCGGGTCATTCCGCGGGCTGGGGGCGCTGGCCGCGGCGCCGCACGGCGAGCTGATCGTGACCGAGCGGCTCAACGCGCGCGTGCAGCGTCTCGATGCCGACGGGCGGCCGATCCAGTCCTGGCCGCTGCCGATCAAGCCCCGCGGCGCGGGAAGCCTGCCGGTGGCGGTGGACGAACGTGGCCGCGTGGCGGTCGCCGAGGAGACGAGCGGCACACTGTGGGTCTTCGACGCGCAGGGCCGGCGCCTCGCCGAGCAGCGCGGGCTCTCGCGCCCAAAGGCGCTGGCGTTCGCTCCCGACGGAACGCTGCTGGTGGCGGAAGGGAATCCTGCGCAGGTGCGGCGCTTCGAGCTGACCGCGCCCAACGAGCCCTGAGAATGCGCCGCGCCTCCTGGCTCGTCACGGCCCTTTGCGCGGCGGCCGTGCCGTGCGGATCTCTGCGGGCGGCCACGGTCGACGATCCAGGCTGCGGCACGCTGGTCGTGGTCCAGCGCTCCGATCAGGTGATCTATCCGCTGCCGCGGCGCCTGCTCAGCGCGAGCGGTGATTCGGTGTGGTCCACCTCGCGCGCCTGGGTGAGGGACGAGGATTACGGCCTCGAGCGCACGCGCGGTGTGCTGAGGCTCCGCGTACCGCCGACCCCGGGAGAGACGCTCTGGGTCCGCGTGTGCGGCCTGGTCGATCCGCCCGCGCTCGCCTCTCAGTACGCCACGTATCGGCCGGCCCGTGGCGCGACCGCAGACAGCGCCGCCGCGGATTCGCTGGAGATGATCTCCACCCGGCCGGGCATCCCACGCTCGACGACCGAGGCGCCGGCCGGGATCGGACTCGCGATCCAGGGCAACAAGACCATCGCGGTGGACTTCGGCTCCGAGCAGGACGCGTTCCTTCGTCAGTCGCTCGATCTCACGGTGAGCGGCAGCCTGGCGCCCGGCGTGGAGCTGACCGGCGTGCTCTCGGATCGCAACACGCCGCTGACCGCGACGGGCAGCACGCGTGACCTTCAGTCGCTCGACCGCCTGCTCATCGAGCTGCGCGCGCCTCAGGGCGGAGCCGCGCTGGGAGACGTGGCACTCGGGCTCGACCGCGGGGAGTTCGCGCGTATCGAGCGGCGACTGCAGGGCGTGCGCGGCGAATGGAACCAGGGCGGGCTCTCCGGCGTCGGGGCCGCGGCGAGCGCGCAAGGCGAGTTCCGGCGCCAGCAGTTCTACGGCATCGAAGGCCGCCAGGGCCCTTACGACCTGACCGGGCTGAACGGGGAAACCGGGATCGCGGTGGTCGCAGGAAGCGAGATCGTGACGCTCGACGGCGTGCGGCTCGTGCGCGGCGAAGGCGCCGACTATTCGATGGACTACGAGCGCGCCCAGATCACGTTCACGAACCGGCGACCGATCGGATCCTCGTCGCGCATCACCGTGGACTGCCAGATCACGGTCAACCGTTTCCATCGCAATCTCGCCGCGGCCACGTTCGGGATGAACCAGGGAAGGTGGCGATTCAACGGCAGCGTGATCACCGAGGGCGACGATCGCGGCCGGCCGATCGCGGCCGCACTCGACGCCGCGGATCGCCTGGTGCTGGCCGCCGCGGGCGACTCCACGGGGGACGCGCTCGGCTCGGGCGTGCGGCCGGGGGGCGGAGACTACGATCTGGTCTCCGATTCGCTCGGGACTCGCTTCGCGTTTGCCGGGCCCGACTCGGGTGACTTCGCGGTGAGCTTCGCGCGGGTCGGCCCTCTGGAAGGCGATTACGCCGACTCGGCGCAGGTGGCAGGACGCGTCACCTATCGCTACGTCGGGCCTGGGAAGGGGCCGTTC
Coding sequences within it:
- a CDS encoding NHL repeat-containing protein, which produces MASILPLILMLAAADSAAIPSPAGTDSARVDTASATRLVPRGVLTPPRDGHGEVVEVAGVATDPFGRIWLTDSQLHRVQRFDKKGEWLGETGALGSSAGQLRRPGSVAPLGAANMAVLDRENRRVLVYDLFGRLQGTRLDLASEELERQTGRVDPTWMATDRGGALFIADPARERVLVFDTSGRLMRTVGNFGSRVGSFRGLGALAAAPHGELIVTERLNARVQRLDADGRPIQSWPLPIKPRGAGSLPVAVDERGRVAVAEETSGTLWVFDAQGRRLAEQRGLSRPKALAFAPDGTLLVAEGNPAQVRRFELTAPNEP